In a single window of the Hydrogenimonas thermophila genome:
- a CDS encoding PaaI family thioesterase, protein MAEEIENETSQEEKEQYLIMDDEVELNTHQRINKELCGNVVELSEGYAKVELLTTREMAVDQMGLVHGGFTFGAADFAAMAAVNDPNVVLVSSECRFLSPVKVGDTVTFEARERYHESRKRRIHVVGKFNDIKVFEGNFLAVVLDRHVFKLKLIKDEEK, encoded by the coding sequence ATGGCTGAAGAAATTGAAAATGAGACATCTCAAGAGGAAAAAGAGCAGTACCTCATAATGGATGATGAAGTTGAATTAAATACTCATCAACGGATCAATAAAGAGTTATGTGGTAATGTTGTTGAACTTTCAGAAGGGTACGCAAAAGTTGAGTTGCTTACCACACGTGAAATGGCAGTGGATCAAATGGGATTGGTACATGGCGGTTTTACTTTTGGAGCAGCAGATTTTGCAGCAATGGCAGCAGTAAATGATCCAAATGTTGTTCTAGTAAGTAGTGAATGCCGTTTTTTAAGCCCTGTAAAAGTTGGAGATACTGTTACATTTGAAGCAAGAGAACGATATCATGAGTCTAGAAAAAGACGTATTCATGTGGTTGGCAAATTTAACGATATAAAAGTTTTTGAGGGAAATTTTTTAGCTGTTGTTTTAGATAGACATGTTTTCAAACTAAAACTTATTAAAGATGAAGAGAAGTAG
- a CDS encoding MBL fold metallo-hydrolase, which translates to MNIKVKPMGVYQTNCYIVTINNKDFIIDPGVGATDWVLKHAKNPVAILNTHGHFDHVWSNQELKDKLNIPIYCPEGDVFMLENDPFSQGTPTSHADIAVKPDEIINIENISIKFLHFPGHTPGCSAIEIDDCWFSGDFLFKGSIGRVDFPYSNPTDMKKSLNRAMNYKKNVTLYPGHGPNSTLDIEKRNITYWLTII; encoded by the coding sequence ATGAATATTAAAGTTAAACCAATGGGTGTTTACCAGACAAACTGTTATATTGTTACTATAAATAATAAAGACTTTATTATAGATCCAGGAGTTGGAGCTACTGATTGGGTTTTGAAGCACGCAAAAAATCCAGTGGCGATTTTAAATACACATGGTCATTTTGATCATGTATGGAGTAATCAAGAGTTAAAAGATAAACTTAACATCCCAATATATTGCCCTGAAGGTGATGTTTTTATGCTTGAAAATGATCCTTTCAGCCAAGGTACACCTACTTCTCATGCTGATATAGCTGTTAAACCTGATGAAATTATAAATATTGAAAATATTTCAATCAAATTTTTACACTTTCCAGGACATACGCCAGGGTGTAGTGCCATCGAAATTGATGATTGCTGGTTTAGTGGAGACTTTCTTTTTAAAGGATCTATAGGCCGTGTAGATTTTCCATACTCCAATCCAACAGATATGAAAAAAAGTTTAAATAGAGCGATGAACTACAAAAAAAATGTTACGCTCTACCCTGGTCATGGTCCAAACAGTACACTCGACATTGAGAAAAGAAATATTACTTATTGGCTTACAATAATCTAA
- the rny gene encoding ribonuclease Y: MLTELIIGGAAATVSGVAAFLITKKIDASKYDIYIEQAKAKAKAIEHEAEVVLQNAKLRVTEAELEVKQKYEEELSRLNAEYNSRLAKLEKREDQLSQKIDEELGQISEEREAIKAEKAKVQALQQQLEALKDEYELKRKEAMKILERASGLTESEAKELVLKHAEEEARGEIAHIVRKYETEAKAEAKRRANYILAQATTRYAGEFAAERLINVVHLPDDELKGRIIGKEGRNIKTLEMLLGVDIIIDDTPGAIILSSFNLYRRAIATKTIELLIEDGRIQPARIEEIYEKVVEEFEQKVLEEGEQIVVDLGISPMHPELMKLIGRLRYRASYGQNALGHSLEVAHLAGIMAAEMGGDDVLAKRAGILHDIGKALTHEYARSHVDLGAEVCRRYKEHPVVINAIFAHHGHEEPETVEAAAVCAADTLSAARPGARREVLESFLKRVKAIEDIATSKLGVHHAYAINAGREVRVIVDASLINDDEAILLSKEISDEIEKGVQYPGEIKVNVIREVRAVNYAR; encoded by the coding sequence ATGTTAACAGAGTTAATTATAGGAGGTGCAGCAGCCACAGTAAGCGGCGTTGCAGCATTTTTAATAACTAAAAAAATTGATGCTTCAAAGTATGATATTTATATAGAACAAGCAAAAGCAAAAGCAAAAGCGATTGAACACGAAGCAGAAGTTGTTTTGCAAAATGCAAAGCTTCGTGTTACAGAAGCAGAGCTTGAAGTAAAGCAAAAGTATGAAGAGGAGCTCTCTCGTTTAAATGCTGAATATAACTCAAGGCTTGCAAAACTTGAAAAGCGTGAAGATCAGCTTTCACAAAAAATAGATGAAGAACTTGGACAAATTTCAGAAGAGCGTGAAGCTATAAAAGCTGAAAAAGCAAAAGTTCAAGCTTTACAACAGCAACTCGAGGCATTGAAAGATGAGTATGAGTTAAAGCGTAAAGAGGCAATGAAAATTCTTGAGCGTGCTTCAGGCTTAACAGAGTCAGAAGCAAAAGAACTCGTACTCAAACATGCTGAAGAGGAAGCAAGAGGTGAGATAGCTCATATTGTACGTAAATATGAAACTGAAGCTAAAGCCGAAGCAAAACGTAGAGCCAACTATATTCTTGCTCAAGCTACAACACGTTATGCAGGTGAGTTTGCTGCAGAGCGTCTTATAAATGTTGTACATCTTCCAGATGATGAGCTAAAAGGGCGAATCATAGGAAAAGAGGGCAGAAACATCAAGACGCTTGAAATGCTGCTTGGGGTTGATATTATTATCGATGATACTCCAGGTGCAATTATTTTAAGCAGTTTTAACCTCTATCGTCGTGCCATTGCAACTAAAACTATTGAGTTGCTCATAGAAGATGGTCGTATTCAACCTGCTCGTATTGAAGAGATATATGAAAAGGTTGTTGAAGAGTTTGAGCAGAAAGTTTTAGAAGAGGGTGAACAGATTGTTGTTGATCTTGGAATATCGCCTATGCATCCTGAGTTGATGAAGCTGATAGGTCGTCTTAGATATCGTGCAAGTTATGGACAAAATGCACTTGGACACTCACTTGAAGTTGCTCATCTTGCAGGTATTATGGCTGCAGAGATGGGAGGCGATGATGTACTTGCAAAACGTGCAGGAATTTTGCACGATATTGGAAAAGCATTAACGCATGAATATGCAAGAAGTCATGTTGATTTGGGTGCGGAAGTGTGCCGACGTTACAAAGAGCATCCGGTAGTTATAAATGCTATCTTTGCTCATCACGGTCATGAAGAACCTGAAACAGTCGAAGCAGCTGCTGTTTGTGCTGCAGATACACTATCTGCTGCAAGACCGGGTGCAAGACGAGAAGTGCTTGAAAGTTTTCTAAAGCGTGTTAAAGCAATAGAAGATATTGCTACATCTAAGCTTGGTGTCCACCATGCATATGCAATCAATGCCGGAAGAGAAGTAAGAGTTATTGTAGATGCTTCACTAATAAACGATGATGAAGCAATACTCTTAAGTAAAGAGATTTCAGATGAGATTGAAAAAGGTGTTCAATATCCAGGAGAAATAAAGGTTAATGTTATACGTGAAGTTCGTGCAGTCAATTATGCACGATAA
- a CDS encoding DegT/DnrJ/EryC1/StrS family aminotransferase codes for MAREIPFFKPDISNSEREQIDEVLDLEGSSKIEDLENEFVKKTGATYAVSTNSGTSALHLAMCAMDLKRGDKIICSVNSFPSVPEVVRHFDAEPIFVDIDSEDFNIDLDAFEKVLEENKSKKLKGAIINHVGGQPTDLDRLYDIASRFNIKIVEDASDALGGTYNGKPIGATGADITCFSFSPHMKHSIANAGMLLCEDDTLYERSVLLRNHAIQSSGWDRYGNLEYMYDVIDIGCKYDISVLDAAYSLAQYKRVDKMIARRKQIAGIYDKELNGIKHITLPVKKRDHIYQLYIIRIDRNRDGFARALRERGIHTGLHYIPLHLLNYYKNKYSLRVNDFQQALQTYQQVLSLPIYHNMTDSDVEYVCSMVKEVAAQHI; via the coding sequence ATGGCACGTGAAATTCCTTTTTTTAAACCTGATATTAGTAATTCTGAAAGAGAACAGATTGATGAAGTATTAGATCTTGAAGGTTCTTCAAAAATTGAAGATCTTGAAAATGAGTTTGTAAAAAAGACTGGTGCAACTTATGCTGTATCTACAAACAGTGGCACATCGGCACTTCATCTTGCAATGTGTGCGATGGACTTAAAACGTGGTGACAAAATAATTTGTTCAGTAAACTCTTTTCCTTCTGTTCCAGAAGTAGTAAGACATTTTGATGCAGAGCCTATTTTTGTAGACATAGATAGTGAAGATTTCAATATAGATTTAGATGCTTTTGAAAAGGTTCTTGAAGAAAACAAATCTAAAAAACTTAAAGGTGCAATTATAAACCATGTTGGTGGTCAACCTACAGATTTAGATCGCTTATATGATATAGCAAGCCGTTTTAATATCAAAATAGTAGAAGATGCTAGCGATGCACTTGGCGGAACATATAATGGTAAGCCTATTGGTGCAACTGGAGCAGATATAACATGCTTTAGTTTTTCACCTCATATGAAACACTCAATAGCAAATGCAGGAATGCTTTTATGTGAAGATGATACTCTTTATGAACGATCTGTACTTTTAAGAAACCATGCTATTCAGTCAAGTGGATGGGATAGATATGGTAACTTAGAATATATGTATGATGTCATAGATATTGGATGCAAATATGACATTAGCGTTCTTGATGCCGCATATTCATTAGCACAATATAAACGTGTAGATAAAATGATAGCACGTAGAAAACAGATTGCTGGAATATATGACAAAGAGTTAAATGGTATAAAACATATTACTTTGCCAGTTAAAAAAAGAGATCATATTTATCAACTTTACATTATACGTATCGATCGTAACAGAGATGGTTTTGCCCGTGCTTTAAGAGAAAGAGGTATCCATACAGGGTTACACTATATTCCATTACATCTATTGAACTACTATAAAAACAAGTATTCTTTACGTGTAAATGACTTCCAACAAGCTCTTCAGACTTATCAGCAGGTACTCTCTTTACCTATCTATCATAATATGACTGACAGTGATGTAGAGTATGTCTGTAGTATGGTTAAAGAGGTAGCAGCACAGCATATTTAA
- the cmoB gene encoding tRNA 5-methoxyuridine(34)/uridine 5-oxyacetic acid(34) synthase CmoB: MEIALDIDKIIKERQSWFNWKNIAPIREELNKLPDIDNIECKFDDWITIESSSVSDEDRSKLYNIAKMMMPWRKGPFDLFGIKIDSEWQSFKKFNLLKPYLDLEGKNIADVGCNNGYYMFRMLEFSPKFVIGVDPSPLFRSQFDLINHYVKSDKLRFEMLGIEHMPGFADMFDTVFCLGVLYHRSDPIVALKALKQSLKKGGELILDTFMIDGDEPICLVPESTYSKISNIHFIPTITALENWCKKAGFERFEVLEIVQTRPDEQRKTEWMTGESLSDFLNPENPNETVEGYPAPKRVYIKTYKK; this comes from the coding sequence GTGGAGATTGCTTTGGATATAGATAAAATAATTAAAGAGCGTCAGTCTTGGTTTAATTGGAAGAATATTGCACCAATAAGAGAAGAGTTAAATAAACTTCCAGATATAGATAACATTGAATGCAAGTTTGATGATTGGATTACTATAGAGTCATCAAGTGTCAGTGATGAAGATAGAAGCAAACTATATAATATTGCAAAAATGATGATGCCTTGGAGAAAAGGACCATTTGACCTTTTTGGAATAAAAATAGATAGCGAATGGCAAAGTTTTAAAAAGTTTAATCTGTTAAAACCATATTTGGACTTAGAAGGTAAAAATATTGCTGATGTTGGATGTAATAATGGCTACTATATGTTCCGTATGCTGGAGTTTTCTCCTAAATTTGTAATAGGTGTTGATCCTTCTCCTCTTTTTCGTTCACAATTTGATCTAATCAATCATTATGTAAAAAGTGATAAGTTGAGATTTGAGATGCTTGGTATTGAACATATGCCTGGCTTTGCCGATATGTTTGATACAGTTTTTTGTTTAGGTGTGCTTTATCATAGAAGTGATCCTATTGTAGCACTAAAAGCACTAAAGCAGAGCTTAAAAAAAGGTGGAGAGTTAATTTTAGATACATTTATGATAGATGGTGATGAACCAATCTGTCTTGTACCTGAATCGACATATTCAAAGATTTCAAATATTCACTTTATACCAACAATTACAGCATTGGAAAATTGGTGCAAAAAAGCTGGATTTGAGCGTTTTGAAGTACTTGAAATAGTTCAAACAAGACCTGATGAACAGCGCAAAACAGAGTGGATGACAGGTGAAAGTTTAAGTGATTTTCTTAACCCTGAAAATCCAAATGAAACAGTTGAAGGGTATCCTGCTCCAAAACGTGTTTATATTAAAACATATAAAAAATAA
- a CDS encoding cation diffusion facilitator family transporter, producing MTLQKRATIISSSVAVTLVVIKLIVGIISGSVAVLASAIDSGLDLAVSLFNLFAVSNAEKPADETFNYGRGKIEAIAAVVEGLVITLSGFFIFYEAIQKMLHQEPVTHLSASIVVMVISLVMTGALVLFLNHVANITQNMVIKSDALHYKTDLLSNGSILVSLVVIYFTDFYLIDAILGILIAIYIVYSAFELIQDGILVLLDASLDEDIVEKIKEVIENEPGVNDYHWLRTRKAGNDYFVDVHLVFTPEMSLLEAHRIADNVEAKIKTINPKADWLINIHLDPYDDSEVNVEESQKFANIEA from the coding sequence ATGACTTTACAAAAAAGAGCTACTATAATTAGTTCATCGGTAGCAGTAACATTGGTAGTTATTAAACTAATTGTTGGAATCATTAGTGGTTCTGTAGCTGTTTTGGCATCTGCCATAGATTCAGGATTGGACTTAGCAGTATCCCTTTTTAATCTCTTTGCTGTCTCAAATGCAGAAAAACCTGCAGATGAAACATTTAACTATGGACGTGGCAAAATTGAAGCAATTGCTGCTGTTGTAGAGGGATTAGTCATTACACTTTCTGGATTTTTCATCTTTTATGAAGCAATTCAAAAGATGCTTCATCAAGAGCCAGTTACTCACCTTAGCGCTTCTATAGTTGTTATGGTTATATCTTTAGTTATGACTGGAGCGTTAGTTCTATTTCTAAACCATGTAGCAAATATAACACAAAATATGGTAATTAAGTCTGATGCACTTCACTATAAAACAGACCTTTTAAGTAATGGTTCCATCTTAGTATCTCTAGTTGTAATATACTTTACAGACTTTTATTTAATAGATGCAATTTTAGGTATTTTAATTGCAATATATATAGTTTACTCTGCATTTGAACTTATTCAAGATGGTATTCTTGTACTGTTAGATGCTTCACTTGATGAAGATATTGTTGAAAAGATAAAAGAGGTAATAGAAAATGAGCCTGGTGTCAATGACTATCACTGGTTAAGAACGCGTAAAGCAGGAAATGATTACTTTGTTGATGTGCATTTAGTCTTTACACCTGAAATGTCACTGCTTGAGGCTCATCGCATAGCTGACAATGTGGAAGCAAAAATAAAAACGATTAATCCAAAAGCAGACTGGCTAATTAATATTCACTTAGATCCTTACGATGATTCTGAAGTAAATGTTGAAGAGTCACAAAAATTTGCGAATATAGAAGCATAA